One genomic segment of Oceanotoga teriensis includes these proteins:
- the pyrE gene encoding orotate phosphoribosyltransferase, with product MKNNIMNILEKTEAVLKGHFLLSSGKHSDTYIQCAKVLMYPDYAEMFGEMIADKLDDEVDIVVSPALGGIIIGYETAKALGKNFIFSERNSEGNMDIRRGFVLEENLRILIVEDVITTGKSTKEVIEVLKNYKPKKIYKACIVNRGSIDEIDGDKIISLVDIKPDIYEEDDCPFCKNGDKPIKPGSRK from the coding sequence ATGAAAAATAATATAATGAATATTTTAGAAAAAACTGAAGCTGTTTTAAAAGGACATTTTTTGCTTTCATCTGGAAAACATTCAGATACATATATACAATGTGCAAAAGTATTGATGTATCCAGATTATGCGGAGATGTTTGGGGAGATGATTGCTGACAAATTAGATGATGAAGTAGATATAGTTGTTTCTCCAGCTCTTGGCGGAATAATAATAGGATATGAAACTGCAAAAGCTTTAGGAAAAAATTTTATATTTTCAGAAAGAAATTCAGAAGGAAATATGGATATAAGACGTGGATTTGTATTGGAAGAAAATTTGAGAATTTTAATAGTAGAAGATGTTATAACAACTGGAAAATCTACAAAAGAAGTTATAGAAGTTTTAAAAAATTATAAACCGAAAAAAATATATAAAGCTTGTATAGTGAATAGAGGTAGTATAGATGAAATAGATGGAGATAAAATAATTTCTTTAGTTGATATCAAACCAGATATTTATGAAGAAGATGATTGTCCATTTTGTAAGAATGGAGATAAACCTATAAAACCCGGAAGTAGAAAATAA
- the pyrF gene encoding orotidine-5'-phosphate decarboxylase → MFYNRYLKNVDLRNSRVCVGLDSDIEKISDKFGVNEEKIFNFNKYIIDSTYENTNTYKLNIAFYEQIGYKGIKMMEKTVEYIKSTDTPIIIDCKRGDIGNTAKAYAKYYFDHLQIDSITVNPYMGRDSLIPYLEFKDSHIFILSLTSNKSAQDLIIPNKLHIKTSKLANELNRLFENRVGIVAGATQECIEDLDEITENEIYLIPGIGAQGGDLKALIKSTYNKNILINSSRGIIFSEDPKKSLITLKNNINEEIDIYEK, encoded by the coding sequence ATGTTTTATAATAGATATTTGAAAAATGTTGATCTCAGGAATTCAAGAGTTTGTGTTGGACTTGATAGCGATATAGAAAAAATTTCAGATAAATTTGGAGTGAATGAAGAAAAAATCTTCAATTTTAATAAATATATAATAGATTCTACTTATGAGAATACAAATACCTATAAATTGAATATAGCCTTTTATGAACAAATTGGATATAAGGGTATTAAAATGATGGAAAAAACAGTTGAATATATCAAAAGTACTGATACTCCAATAATAATAGATTGTAAAAGAGGCGATATAGGTAATACTGCAAAAGCTTATGCAAAATATTATTTTGATCATTTGCAAATCGATTCTATAACAGTTAATCCTTATATGGGAAGAGATTCTTTGATTCCATATCTTGAATTTAAAGATTCACATATATTTATTTTGAGTTTGACATCTAATAAAAGTGCACAAGATTTGATAATTCCAAATAAACTTCATATAAAAACTTCAAAATTGGCGAATGAATTGAATAGATTATTTGAAAATAGAGTTGGAATAGTTGCAGGTGCAACTCAAGAATGTATAGAAGATTTAGATGAAATAACAGAAAATGAAATTTATTTAATTCCAGGTATAGGTGCACAAGGCGGAGATTTGAAAGCTCTTATTAAAAGTACATATAATAAAAATATATTGATTAATTCATCAAGAGGTATTATTTTTTCTGAAGATCCAAAGAAAAGTTTGATCACTTTAAAAAATAATATTAATGAGGAGATTGATATTTATGAAAAATAA
- a CDS encoding dihydroorotate dehydrogenase has translation MNLLETNLFNKKIKNPFIIASGPCGNFEELSEIIDINNLGGITTKTITKEPKIGNKAPRIVNLNDGLLNSIGLENKGIDYFIENEIKRIEDYNTLKIISIGGYNEYDFEYMIEKIDDYDIDFYELNLSCPNVNKGGATLLNDKKLLSKVIERSCNSTDKPIFLKFGYESNLEELVKIGVYNGASGVTLINTLKGMKIDINTGKPILKMKTGGVSGSFIKPMAVHCIYKIREKFPYLPIIGMGGVFNHEDAIELAMAGANLIGVGTAMMMDPEIVNKIIKNTAFYLSSKNKNFEDIVSKSHERTDNYVL, from the coding sequence ATGAATCTTCTCGAAACAAATTTATTCAATAAAAAAATAAAAAATCCTTTTATCATAGCTTCTGGACCTTGTGGAAACTTTGAAGAACTTTCAGAAATAATAGATATAAATAATTTGGGTGGAATAACTACTAAAACAATAACAAAAGAACCCAAGATAGGTAATAAAGCTCCGAGAATAGTTAATTTGAATGATGGACTTCTCAACTCTATAGGACTTGAAAATAAAGGAATAGATTATTTTATAGAAAATGAAATTAAAAGAATAGAAGATTATAATACTTTAAAGATAATAAGTATAGGTGGATATAATGAATATGATTTTGAATATATGATAGAAAAAATTGATGATTATGATATAGATTTTTATGAATTAAATCTTTCATGTCCAAATGTAAATAAAGGTGGAGCAACACTTCTAAATGATAAAAAACTACTTTCTAAAGTTATTGAAAGATCTTGTAATTCAACAGATAAACCTATTTTTTTGAAATTTGGTTATGAAAGTAATTTAGAAGAACTCGTTAAAATAGGTGTTTATAATGGTGCTTCTGGAGTTACTTTGATCAATACTTTAAAAGGTATGAAAATAGATATAAATACAGGTAAACCTATTTTGAAAATGAAAACTGGGGGTGTATCTGGATCTTTTATAAAACCTATGGCTGTACATTGTATTTATAAAATAAGAGAAAAATTTCCATATTTACCAATAATAGGTATGGGTGGAGTTTTTAATCATGAAGATGCTATTGAATTGGCCATGGCTGGAGCAAATCTTATTGGTGTTGGGACGGCTATGATGATGGATCCAGAAATTGTTAATAAGATTATTAAAAATACAGCTTTTTATTTATCATCTAAGAATAAGAACTTTGAAGATATTGTTTCTAAATCTCATGAAAGGACTGATAATTATGTTTTATAA
- a CDS encoding iron-sulfur cluster-binding protein, with product MNLARVVENKSFYNYGVITFKTDKKLDIEPGQFLMMKSKDGYNLSKPFSVMDCKDFEFKVLIRNAGDFSKFLIKLKIGEELLFRGPYGSPFSKFIDFNKKYILIGGGCGSAPLMHLKKIYPNIIEDSVFGFSDYRIKSIVDDDNIFVDRIDGMNPVDYILNRNKGKDINIISCGPKGMFIYLKYIIDSYQTAWISMEENMGCGIGMCKGCPVDTVDGVKMVCKDGPLFNIKEVIL from the coding sequence ATGAACTTAGCAAGAGTTGTCGAAAACAAATCTTTTTATAATTATGGAGTTATTACTTTTAAAACCGATAAAAAATTAGATATAGAGCCAGGACAATTTTTGATGATGAAATCAAAAGATGGTTATAATCTTTCTAAGCCATTTTCTGTAATGGATTGTAAGGATTTTGAATTTAAAGTTTTGATAAGAAATGCAGGAGATTTTTCTAAGTTTTTAATAAAGCTAAAAATTGGAGAAGAACTTTTATTTAGGGGACCTTATGGTTCTCCTTTTTCTAAGTTTATAGACTTTAATAAAAAATATATTTTGATTGGAGGGGGCTGTGGAAGTGCCCCTTTAATGCATTTAAAAAAAATCTATCCAAATATTATTGAAGATAGTGTTTTTGGATTTTCTGATTATCGTATAAAAAGCATAGTTGATGATGATAATATTTTTGTTGATAGAATAGATGGAATGAATCCCGTTGATTATATTTTAAATAGAAATAAAGGAAAAGATATAAATATAATTTCATGTGGTCCAAAAGGAATGTTTATATATTTAAAGTATATAATAGATTCTTATCAAACAGCGTGGATATCTATGGAAGAAAATATGGGTTGTGGAATAGGTATGTGTAAAGGATGCCCTGTTGATACTGTGGATGGAGTTAAAATGGTTTGTAAAGATGGACCTTTATTTAATATTAAAGAGGTGATTTTATAA
- a CDS encoding dihydroorotase encodes MIIFLKNAKVLSKSCDGMFDLLLNNGIIEKIFSCEDTPDSLVYDECIDLNGKTLIPGIIDMHVHLREPGYEYKETIESGLKAAVKGGVTTVGVMPNTDPVIDNEYLVEYLKMKSELYGLSEILPIGAVTKKSQGVELAPMINMAKRGAIAFSDDGNPVENAHIMLKALEYYKMTNRPIINHAEVKELSKTGFMREGEYSNFYGIYGIPSVAESIMVARDIELAKYTDAHVHIAHVSTQESLNLIKNAKKDGVKVSCEVTHNHLIFTDKDLKDYSTSFKVNPPLADEESRNTFIQALKDDLIDIIVTDHAPHADYEKEVEFQNAPNGISGLDTLLSSLLKLSIEEDISLKKLIEKVTYYPTRIFNLEKKGDIKEGYFADLVILNENETWNVNNKTVFSKGKNTPFMGMDLPGVVEYTFIKGKKVYSKEDVLV; translated from the coding sequence ATGATAATTTTTTTAAAGAATGCTAAAGTTTTATCTAAATCATGTGATGGAATGTTTGATTTACTTTTAAATAATGGAATTATTGAAAAGATATTTTCATGTGAAGATACACCAGATTCTCTTGTATATGATGAATGTATTGATTTAAATGGAAAAACTTTAATACCTGGTATTATAGATATGCATGTTCATCTCAGAGAACCAGGATATGAATATAAAGAGACTATAGAGAGTGGACTTAAAGCTGCAGTTAAAGGTGGTGTGACTACTGTAGGAGTAATGCCAAACACAGATCCTGTTATAGATAATGAATATTTAGTAGAATATTTAAAAATGAAATCTGAATTATATGGCCTTTCAGAAATTTTGCCTATAGGAGCTGTTACTAAAAAATCACAAGGTGTTGAACTTGCACCGATGATTAATATGGCTAAACGAGGTGCAATAGCATTTTCAGATGATGGTAATCCAGTTGAAAATGCACATATAATGCTTAAAGCTCTTGAATATTATAAAATGACTAATAGACCTATAATAAATCATGCAGAAGTTAAAGAATTATCTAAAACGGGTTTTATGCGAGAAGGTGAATATTCAAATTTTTATGGGATTTATGGAATACCTTCTGTTGCAGAATCTATAATGGTTGCAAGGGATATAGAACTTGCTAAATATACAGATGCACATGTACATATAGCTCATGTTTCAACTCAAGAAAGTTTGAATTTAATAAAAAATGCAAAAAAAGATGGAGTTAAGGTTAGCTGTGAAGTTACACATAATCATTTGATATTTACAGATAAAGATTTAAAAGATTATTCTACATCTTTTAAAGTTAATCCACCATTGGCGGATGAAGAATCTCGAAATACTTTTATTCAAGCTTTAAAAGATGATTTAATAGATATAATAGTTACAGATCACGCACCACATGCTGATTATGAAAAAGAAGTAGAGTTTCAGAATGCCCCAAATGGTATAAGTGGTTTAGATACTTTATTATCCTCTCTTTTGAAACTTTCTATTGAAGAAGATATTTCATTAAAAAAACTCATAGAAAAGGTAACTTATTATCCAACAAGAATCTTTAATTTAGAAAAAAAGGGAGATATAAAAGAAGGATATTTTGCTGATTTAGTGATTTTGAATGAAAATGAAACATGGAATGTAAATAATAAAACAGTATTTTCAAAAGGTAAAAATACTCCTTTTATGGGAATGGATCTTCCTGGTGTTGTTGAATATACTTTTATAAAAGGTAAAAAAGTTTATTCGAAAGAAGATGTTTTGGTATGA
- a CDS encoding aspartate carbamoyltransferase catalytic subunit encodes MIAMRARNLYDVDELEIMEVYELFELAKIFKRRMSSPVNKLPIFKDKTVCNLFVEPSTRTKNSFELAEKFLGMNVLNFNTSSSALSKKETLKDTVLTLSSMSIDLYVIRHREPGSPAFISKFTDAQIINAGDGLHAHPTQALLDTFTIFERFGSFKDLRISIIGDYYHSRVIRSNLKLLNKLGANITVCSPSTLTPKSSSLYNMNFTNDVVEAIKGSDVVMGLRMQLERQTDGLFASLKEYNENFGITEELFEKYANKNAILMHPGPINRGVELSGSIADKHYSVINEQVKNGVATRTALIYKMMGGEGI; translated from the coding sequence ATGATTGCCATGAGAGCACGAAATCTCTACGATGTTGACGAATTAGAAATAATGGAAGTTTATGAACTTTTTGAACTTGCTAAAATATTCAAAAGACGAATGAGTTCACCGGTAAATAAATTGCCTATTTTTAAAGATAAGACGGTTTGTAATCTTTTTGTAGAACCGAGTACAAGGACTAAAAATTCATTTGAACTTGCAGAAAAATTTTTAGGAATGAATGTGTTAAATTTTAATACTTCTTCAAGTGCTTTATCTAAAAAAGAGACTTTAAAAGATACAGTTCTTACATTGTCATCTATGTCTATAGATCTTTATGTTATAAGACATAGAGAACCTGGTTCGCCAGCTTTTATAAGCAAGTTTACAGATGCTCAAATAATAAATGCTGGAGACGGTCTTCACGCACATCCCACACAAGCTTTACTCGATACTTTTACCATTTTTGAAAGATTTGGTTCTTTTAAAGATTTACGAATTTCAATAATAGGAGATTATTATCATAGTCGAGTTATAAGATCTAACCTCAAACTTTTAAATAAACTCGGTGCAAATATAACTGTTTGTTCACCGTCTACACTTACACCAAAATCATCTTCACTTTATAATATGAATTTTACAAATGATGTTGTTGAAGCGATTAAAGGATCAGATGTTGTTATGGGTTTAAGAATGCAACTTGAAAGACAGACAGATGGATTATTTGCCAGTCTTAAAGAGTATAATGAAAATTTTGGAATTACTGAAGAATTATTTGAAAAATATGCCAATAAAAACGCAATACTTATGCATCCAGGTCCTATAAATAGAGGTGTAGAACTTTCTGGTAGTATAGCAGATAAGCATTATTCAGTTATAAATGAACAGGTTAAAAATGGTGTTGCAACGAGAACAGCCTTGATTTATAAGATGATGGGCGGTGAAGGTATATGA